The Marinifilum sp. JC120 genome segment AGGAAGAATGCACTCCGGATGAAATCCTTTTCGTGGCGGACGCAATGACAGGGCAGGACGCTGTCAATGTTGCCTCCACTTTTGACGACAAACTTGATGTTACCGGTGTAGTCCTTACCAAGATGGATGGTGATGCCCGAGGCGGTGCGGCGCTCTCCATCAAATCCGTCACTGGTAAATCCGTTAAGTTTGTCGGTGTGGGTGAAAAGCTTTCCGAACTTGAACTCTTCTACCCGGACAGGGCCGCTTCAAGAATTCTCGGCATGGGGGATGTACTTTCCCTGATCGAGAAAGCCCAGTCTGTGATGGATGAGGGAGAGGCTGAAAAGCTGACCGAGAAATTCCGCAAGGCCGAATTCGACCTTGAGGACTTCCGCACCCAGATGCGCAGAATGAAGAAGATCGGTTCCATGGGTTCGATCATGAAAATGATCCCCGGACTCGGCGGGCTTACTAAACAGCTTGGCGATATGGAGATTCCGGATAAGGAACTGAACAGGATAGAAGCCATCATCTCGTCCATGACCATGGAAGAGCGCAGGCGGCCCAAGCTTATTAATCCCAGCCGTAGGCAGAGGATTGCAAAAGGTTCCGGCGTGAAACTTGAAGAGGTCAATCAGATGCTCAAGAATTTTGAGCAGATGAGCAAGATGATGAAGAAAATGATGGGCGGCAAAGGCGGAAAGGGCAAAATGCCCAAGATGCCGAATCTGCCCGGAATGCCCGGACTTGGCGGCGGCGCAGGAATGCCGGGAATGCCCGGTATGGAAGGGTTGGAAGGTATGGAAGGAATGGAGGGTATGCCTCAGCCTTCTAAGGCCAAGAGTAAGAAGACCCTTCAGGCCCGCAAAAAGAAAAAGCTTAAAAAGCAGGCTCGCAAGAAAAAGAAGAAATAGTTTTTTTGTGGGCATATGCTTGCAATTTATTAACGAACCACTTAATTTAAGATTATATGGGGGAAAGTAGACAATGGCTATTAAACTTAGATTGACCCGTATGGGCTCCAAAAAGCGCCCTTTTTACCGTATTGTAGCAATTAACAGCGAAACCAGACGTGACGGTCGTCCTTTGGACTTCTGCGGTTATTACAACCCTATGGTTGAGCCTGTTGATGTTAAAATTGACAAGGAAAAAGTAGAGAAGTGGCTTGAGAGAGGCGCAGAGCCTAGCAATACTGTTAAATCTCTCCTCAAAGCTAATTCTTAGGGTTCGTATCTCACCAGGTTCGAATTCTTCTTCACTACTCACGGTACACACTCGAAATCAGAAGCGGAGGTTGTTGGCATGTTGAAGGATTTAGTAGAGTACATCGCGAAATCGCTTGTTGACAATCCGGATGAAGTAGTTGTCACCGAAATCGAAGGGGAGCAGACTTCCGTAATCGAACTTAAGGTCGCCAAAGAAGATCTTGGTAAGGTTATCGGTAAGCAGGGCCGCACCGCGCGTGCCATGAGGACCCTGCTCGGTGCTGCATCAACCAAGGTGAGAAAACGCTCTGTTCTGGAAATTCTGGAATAAGAGTCCTCGAACCTGACCATACCGGCAGGCTGCTATGGAAATGCTTGTAGTTGCCGAGGTGGTCAAACCACATGGTCTCAGGGGGGAAGTTTGCATTGAATCTCATGCGGACTCCCCTTTTCTCTTCGACGAGGTTCCCTGTCTTTATCTGGCAAAGAAAGGGCAGAAGCCCCGTCGTTTTGTTGTGCGCTCCTCACGGAAACACAAAGGGCGTGTACTTATTACCTTCAAGGGTGTCGAAGGTCGCGATGAGGCTGAAAGTCTGCGCGGCATGGAGATTCTTGTGCGTGAAGCTGATCTTCCCGAAACCGGAGAGGATGAAGTTTACATGTACGAGCTTGAAGGCATGAACGTCGAGCTCGAAGACGGGACTGTGGTTGGCACCATTTCGGACTTTATTCTTGCCCCCGGGCAGGAAACATGGGTGATTTCATCTTCAGAGGGTAAGGAAATTCTTTTTCCCGCTGTTGAGAAATTTGTTTTGTCTGTTGATCTGGAAGCGGAGAAAGTGGTTGTAGACCCGCCCGAAGGGCTGCTTGACATCTACCTCGCCGACGAAAGTAAGAAAGATAACGGGAAGAAAAAGAAATAGGGCAGAGTGCCGCTTTTTTGAATTAAAAGGCTGAATATAGTGAAATTTAATCTGGTTACACTCTTTCCGGAATTCTTTGATTCCCCGCTGTCTCACGGACTCATGGGTAAAGGCGTTGAAAAGGGCATAGTCTCTTTTAATAAGGTCGATCCTCGTGAGTTTACAACAGACCGCCATAAATCCGTTGACGACCGTCCCTATGGTGGCGGGCCGGGCATGGTCATGTTTATTGATCCCATTGCCAAGGCCCTCGATTCCGTAGGTATACGTCCGTCAAAGGAAGGCGGATGCCCCAAGGGTAAAAGGCTGATCATGCTTTCGCCCAAGGGTAAACCCCTGACCCAAAAGCTGGCTGTTGAACTTTCCAAGGAAGAGGAGCTGACTCTCGTCTGCGGAAGGTACGAAGGGATTGATGCCCGCTTTGAAGATATTTTTCCCGTTGAAACTGTCTCCGTAGGAGATTTTGTGCTCAACGGGGGTGAAGCCGGGGCCATGTGCCTTGTTGAAGCTGTAGCCCGCCTGCTGCCGGATTTTATGGGGCATTCCGAATCCGGTACGGAGGAGAGCTTTTCTTCCGGTCTTCTGGAGTATCCGCACTATACCCGTCCCTCAGAATTTGAGGGATATTCTGTGCCGGAAATCCTCTCTTCAGGTAATCACGCCCTGATCGAAGAATGGAGGAGAACGAAGTCTCTGGACGAGACCTTGGAAGGGCGTCCGGAGCTTTTAGCTGAAGCTGAAGGGCTAAAAAAAGATGATGTGCGTTATTTGCGCACAATACCCCGAAAACGTTTGGGAAAAAATCTTTATATGGCTCTGGTGCACTATCCGGTGCTAAATAAATTTGGAGAAAAGGCCGCCGTTTCTTTGACAAACCTCGATATTCACGATATGTCCCGCGTTTCCCGCTCGTATTCACTTAGTGGATTTTTTGCGGTGACTCCCATCGAGGATCAGAAGAAACTGGCCGAAAGGATTATTTCTCACTGGACCTCGGGACCGGGTAGCAAGTTCAACCCGGACAGAGCCGCAGCTTTTTCCAAGGTAGGTGTGAAAGATTCCCTGCAAGATGTGGTGGAGCATATTGAGTCGGGAACGGGTAAGAAACCGATACTGGTGACCACCAGTGCACGGGGGGCAGGCAGCACGACCATGAACAAGGTTCGTGAGATGCTGCAAGACGATCCCGTCCTGCTTGTCTTCGGTACCGGTCACGGGTTGGCTCCCGAAATTCTGGACATGGCCGCGGGCAGTTTAAGACCTATCCGCTTCATGGACGGATACAACCATTTATCAGTAAGAAGTGCGGTGGCGATCACGGTTGACAGGCTATTGGGAGACGCCTGGTAGAGTCCGCCTTCGGGTGCCGCATAAGAATTTATATAAGGAGTAGCGAAATGAGCAACGTAATTGCAAACATCGAACGCGAACAGATGCGTATTGATATGCCCGCTTTCAAAGCAGGCGACACTGTAAAGGTACACCTGCGTATTATCGAAGGTGAAAAGGAACGTATCCAGGTTTTCCAGGGTGCTGTTCTGCGTTACCGTAATGGTACCACTAACTCCACCTTCACCGTCCGCAAGATTTCTGACGGTATCGGCGTTGAGCGTGTTTTTTCCGTACACTCCCCCTACATCGAGCGTGTAGAGGTAGTTGCTGAAGGTAAAGTACGCCGCAGCCGCATCTACTACCTGCGTGGCCTTAAAGGTAAGGCAGCACGTATCAAGTCCAAACAGGCTTGGTAGGCCACGAAGCTTTAATGCTTCGCGGATTCTCCCATCGGGCCTCCGGTCCGGCATGGGAACGCAAAATTGTGTTGAAAACCGTCATTCCCGGACTGAATCAGTTCGGGACTGGCGGTTTTTTACTTTTTTAATGCCTCCGGCGGCTTAAACCCTTTTGCAAAAGGGTTTAAGAATCCCAAAACTTTTTATTAAGGCTTCGCCACCTATGTCTGAAAATATGTTGCCGGGGATGGAAACACAGAGCCTCATTACTGCTGGTATCGATGAAGCCGGGCGCGGTTGCTTGGCTGGTCCTGTCGTTGCCGGAGCTGTTATTCTGCCCGAAGAATATGATTTGCCGGGGCTGACTGATTCTAAAAAGCTTGATGAAGCTGCACGGGATCGGCTGGCAGTTGAGATCAAAAAGCAGGCTGTGTGTTGGGCTCTTGGCGTAAGTCGCGCACAGGTGGTGGACAAGATAAATATTTTACAGGCCACTTTCAGGGCCATGGGCCGTTCTGTGCTGCATTTGAGGGTCAAGCCTCAGCGTTTGATGGTTGACGGCAATAAGGTCATCCCTGCGCCGTATTTGGGCGGTGTCTCCGGCTTTCGGCAGGAGGCTGTGGTCAAAGGTGACCTGAAGATCCCGGCTATTTCGGCAGCATCCATTCTGGCTAAGACTTTTCGGGATAAGCTGATGGTGCAGCTGGCAAAACGTTATGCGGCTTATGGATTTGAAATTCATAAGGGCTACGGCACCAAGGTGCATCTGGATGCCCTTAAGGAACATGGTCCCTGCGCGGTGCATCGCATGACTTTTAAAGGCGTCCTGCCTGAGAAAACGAAAGCTAAACAGGAGCGCATGTGTCTGCCCGGCATTTAGCTTTCGGACAGGCAGGCGAAGATTACGCAGCCCGTTTTCTGGAAAATCGCGGATATTACCTGCGCCAGCGTAATTGGCGTTGGAAACAGTGGGAACTGGATATAATCTGTGAAAAGGGCGATGAACTTATTTTTGTGGAAGTGAAGACCAGAGCCGGACGCAGCACGCAGTCCGGCATAGAGGCGGTGACTCCGGCCAAGCGTAAGAAGCTGGTCAAGGCCGCGACCCGCTACCTTTCGGCATTTGATCTCTGGGAGAGGCCCTGCCGATTTGATCTGGTTATTGTGAACGACGACGGAACCGGCTTTAGAGCGGAACATATAGAAAATGCATTCGACCTCACCGACTTTATGGGTGGTGGCAACACCGCTTGGCAACCTTGGTGATATCACCGAGCGGGCCAAAAAAATTCTGGCCTCTGCCGACCTCATTTTTGCGGAGGACACCCGCCGCACAGGCAAACTGCTCCAGTCGCTGGATATCAGCGGCAAGAGCTTTGTCAGTCTGCATGAACACAATGAGGAAAAGCGAATTAAGAAAGTGCTGGCCCACTTTGACGAGGGTAATGACGCAGCACTTGTTTCCGATGCCGGAACGCCGCTTATGAGCGATCCCGGATACCGGGTGGTTCGGGCTTGCCGTGAACATGGTGTGCGAGTGGTTCCCGTGCCCGGTCCCAGTGCTCCTGTTACAGCCCTTTCCGGTTGCGGCTTGCCGCCGTATCCGTTTTCCTTTCTCGGTTTTTTGCCGCGTAAGGAAGGGCAGATGCGCAGACTCTTCGATGTTTACGGACAGACCGGGGCAACAATTGTATTTTTTGAGCGTAAATCCCGGTTGCGGGAGACCATGCATCTGGCCTATGAAACCCTTGGGAACCGTGAGTTTTCCATTTGCCGTGAACTGACCAAGGATTACGAAGAGTTCATCAACGGCAACCTTGAAGACTGGGAAGAAGTCTCCGAAGAACTCCGTGGCGAAATCACGGTGGTTGTCGGTCCTCCGGTGAATGAAGGTCCTGCCTCTGAAGAAGACATCTTCAGGCTGATTGATGCTGAAATGGAATCCGGGGATAAGCCCAAAGTTATTGCCAGACGCATCGCCGAAAAGGTGGAAGGCTGGACAGCTAAAGCGGTCTATGAAAAGGTAACTGAAAGAAAGAAAAGGACTTAGCAGGCTTGCGATTAACGGTGGCGAAGTCTTATTAAAATTTCTCTGGACCTCGGAGAGCCGCCGGAGGCAAAATCTGTATAAATAAAGCGCGGAGCGCATCAAATTAAAATGGATAAAGCAGCAGAAAAGAAACCATTAGGTCTGGCCTTTGCCAGATGCTTTCTGCGTTCTTATTTTGTAGGAGCGGGATTCAATACCCGCGGCTTGCAGAATATAGGCTTTTCCTACGCCATGCAGCCCGGGCTTGAAGCCATTTATGATGACCCGGCAGAGCTTTCCAAAGCCCGCAGACGGTATGTGAAGCATTACAATTCGCATCCCTTCTGGGCACCGCTGCTGGTTGCGATATTTCTGTCTGTTGAAGTGCAGATCAGGGACGGGAGATTTCCGGTCCAATTGCTGGATAAGTTGAAAAATACAACCAGCTACACACTTTCTGCTATCGGTGATTCGGTTTTTTCCGGCAGCGGCCTGATCTTTTGGGCTTTGGCGACAGTGAATATGTTGCTGGCTGGTCATCATGTGCAGGCTATGCTACTCGGTTTATTGTCGTTTGCTGTGCTGCAATCTTTCAAGGCGTTCACCTTCTGGTCCGGTATTAATAAAGGGCTGGGATTTCTGGATGAACTCAAGCGCTGGGACTTGATCAACTGGGGAGAGCGGCTTAAGTTTGCCAACGGCTTTCTGGTTTTACTGATCTGGTTTCAGCTTTGGCCCCGTCCGCTACACGAATTTGAATGGTACGGGGGGACTGCGGTTCTCGGAGTGCTCGGCTGGCTGGTTGCCACCGGGAAAATTGCCCGCGAAATAGTGGCTGTTCTGGTCGTTGTTATCGGACTGCTGACTTTGCATATGCTGTGATTTTTTCTTTTGAAAAAATAAGATATAAGGATTAATGAGAAATGACTGAAGAGAGCGCGCTTCGCGAAGGAGCCCCGGCAGGCGGGGAACCAATAGCCCGGACAGTGGTTGTAACCAACCAGTTGGGGCTGCATGCCCGTCCGGCGGCTAAACTTGCGCAGGAAGCCCAGAATTACGAAGCGGACATTATGGTTGTCTGCGAATCTCAGGAAGTAGACGCCAAAAGCATCCTTGATGTGCTTACTCTGGCGGCAGCGC includes the following:
- a CDS encoding signal recognition particle protein is translated as MFDSLSDRLSEAFKNFKGQGRLDEKNIQAGMREVRLALLEADVNYKVVKDFVEKVKDRALGQEVQKSLSPGQQVIKVVNEELTELLGGEQEGLQLTKGKLSKIMMVGLQGSGKTTSSAKIALYLRRKKFKPYLVPADVYRPAAIEQLHVLAKQLDIPAYPSTTEMNPVDICRDAMVKAEEAGCDVLLFDTAGRLHIDEPLMDELASIKEECTPDEILFVADAMTGQDAVNVASTFDDKLDVTGVVLTKMDGDARGGAALSIKSVTGKSVKFVGVGEKLSELELFYPDRAASRILGMGDVLSLIEKAQSVMDEGEAEKLTEKFRKAEFDLEDFRTQMRRMKKIGSMGSIMKMIPGLGGLTKQLGDMEIPDKELNRIEAIISSMTMEERRRPKLINPSRRQRIAKGSGVKLEEVNQMLKNFEQMSKMMKKMMGGKGGKGKMPKMPNLPGMPGLGGGAGMPGMPGMEGLEGMEGMEGMPQPSKAKSKKTLQARKKKKLKKQARKKKKK
- a CDS encoding 30S ribosomal protein S16, producing the protein MAIKLRLTRMGSKKRPFYRIVAINSETRRDGRPLDFCGYYNPMVEPVDVKIDKEKVEKWLERGAEPSNTVKSLLKANS
- a CDS encoding KH domain-containing protein, producing MLKDLVEYIAKSLVDNPDEVVVTEIEGEQTSVIELKVAKEDLGKVIGKQGRTARAMRTLLGAASTKVRKRSVLEILE
- the rimM gene encoding ribosome maturation factor RimM; translation: MEMLVVAEVVKPHGLRGEVCIESHADSPFLFDEVPCLYLAKKGQKPRRFVVRSSRKHKGRVLITFKGVEGRDEAESLRGMEILVREADLPETGEDEVYMYELEGMNVELEDGTVVGTISDFILAPGQETWVISSSEGKEILFPAVEKFVLSVDLEAEKVVVDPPEGLLDIYLADESKKDNGKKKK
- the trmD gene encoding tRNA (guanosine(37)-N1)-methyltransferase TrmD, with translation MKFNLVTLFPEFFDSPLSHGLMGKGVEKGIVSFNKVDPREFTTDRHKSVDDRPYGGGPGMVMFIDPIAKALDSVGIRPSKEGGCPKGKRLIMLSPKGKPLTQKLAVELSKEEELTLVCGRYEGIDARFEDIFPVETVSVGDFVLNGGEAGAMCLVEAVARLLPDFMGHSESGTEESFSSGLLEYPHYTRPSEFEGYSVPEILSSGNHALIEEWRRTKSLDETLEGRPELLAEAEGLKKDDVRYLRTIPRKRLGKNLYMALVHYPVLNKFGEKAAVSLTNLDIHDMSRVSRSYSLSGFFAVTPIEDQKKLAERIISHWTSGPGSKFNPDRAAAFSKVGVKDSLQDVVEHIESGTGKKPILVTTSARGAGSTTMNKVREMLQDDPVLLVFGTGHGLAPEILDMAAGSLRPIRFMDGYNHLSVRSAVAITVDRLLGDAW
- a CDS encoding 50S ribosomal protein L19, whose amino-acid sequence is MSNVIANIEREQMRIDMPAFKAGDTVKVHLRIIEGEKERIQVFQGAVLRYRNGTTNSTFTVRKISDGIGVERVFSVHSPYIERVEVVAEGKVRRSRIYYLRGLKGKAARIKSKQAW
- a CDS encoding ribonuclease HII, which produces MSENMLPGMETQSLITAGIDEAGRGCLAGPVVAGAVILPEEYDLPGLTDSKKLDEAARDRLAVEIKKQAVCWALGVSRAQVVDKINILQATFRAMGRSVLHLRVKPQRLMVDGNKVIPAPYLGGVSGFRQEAVVKGDLKIPAISAASILAKTFRDKLMVQLAKRYAAYGFEIHKGYGTKVHLDALKEHGPCAVHRMTFKGVLPEKTKAKQERMCLPGI
- a CDS encoding YraN family protein — translated: MSARHLAFGQAGEDYAARFLENRGYYLRQRNWRWKQWELDIICEKGDELIFVEVKTRAGRSTQSGIEAVTPAKRKKLVKAATRYLSAFDLWERPCRFDLVIVNDDGTGFRAEHIENAFDLTDFMGGGNTAWQPW
- the rsmI gene encoding 16S rRNA (cytidine(1402)-2'-O)-methyltransferase, whose translation is MHSTSPTLWVVATPLGNLGDITERAKKILASADLIFAEDTRRTGKLLQSLDISGKSFVSLHEHNEEKRIKKVLAHFDEGNDAALVSDAGTPLMSDPGYRVVRACREHGVRVVPVPGPSAPVTALSGCGLPPYPFSFLGFLPRKEGQMRRLFDVYGQTGATIVFFERKSRLRETMHLAYETLGNREFSICRELTKDYEEFINGNLEDWEEVSEELRGEITVVVGPPVNEGPASEEDIFRLIDAEMESGDKPKVIARRIAEKVEGWTAKAVYEKVTERKKRT
- a CDS encoding 3-keto-L-gulonate transporter; translated protein: MDKAAEKKPLGLAFARCFLRSYFVGAGFNTRGLQNIGFSYAMQPGLEAIYDDPAELSKARRRYVKHYNSHPFWAPLLVAIFLSVEVQIRDGRFPVQLLDKLKNTTSYTLSAIGDSVFSGSGLIFWALATVNMLLAGHHVQAMLLGLLSFAVLQSFKAFTFWSGINKGLGFLDELKRWDLINWGERLKFANGFLVLLIWFQLWPRPLHEFEWYGGTAVLGVLGWLVATGKIAREIVAVLVVVIGLLTLHML
- a CDS encoding HPr family phosphocarrier protein — encoded protein: MTEESALREGAPAGGEPIARTVVVTNQLGLHARPAAKLAQEAQNYEADIMVVCESQEVDAKSILDVLTLAAAQGSVLELRADGSDAAAALDCLEELFKNRFGEEK